A single uncultured Methanolobus sp. DNA region contains:
- a CDS encoding citrate/2-methylcitrate synthase codes for MEEMKKGLEGVVALDTKISYIDGIQGILKYRGIKIEDLADLSYDSVSYLLINGKIPDEAELSEYSRMLTENRHINGKLIEVLKDFEFGVEALDGLRTAISCTAHFDEENNHHTPDANKNKSVKLVAKFPTIVAALHRASFGDEPIEPMLNLSHGANFLYMLSGRIPTELEAEAMEKDLILSAEHELNPSTFSLRIAASTLSDMYSAVICGLCTLKGPLHGGARKGVMDMLDEIGSIENARGYALGKLERKEKIMGFGHRVYKTMDPRARIYKDVARRLAEENGDTCWFDMAEELEHILYHEFVEIKGKPIYPNVDFYSAVVYKYLNIPAELATSIFAMGRVSGWIAHCMEQYSDNRVIRPRAHTV; via the coding sequence ATGGAAGAGATGAAAAAAGGCCTGGAAGGCGTAGTAGCTTTGGATACCAAAATTTCCTATATCGATGGTATCCAGGGAATCCTGAAGTATAGGGGTATCAAGATAGAGGATCTGGCTGATCTCTCTTATGATTCTGTTTCCTATCTTCTCATTAATGGAAAGATTCCCGATGAAGCTGAGTTGTCCGAATATTCCCGGATGCTTACAGAGAATCGTCATATAAACGGAAAACTTATTGAAGTGCTAAAGGATTTTGAATTTGGTGTGGAAGCCCTTGATGGTCTTCGAACCGCAATCTCCTGTACAGCACACTTTGATGAAGAGAACAACCATCACACACCTGATGCAAACAAGAACAAATCCGTAAAACTTGTTGCCAAGTTCCCTACGATCGTTGCAGCACTGCACAGGGCAAGTTTTGGTGATGAACCTATCGAACCTATGCTCAACTTATCCCATGGAGCAAACTTCCTGTACATGCTAAGTGGAAGAATTCCTACTGAACTGGAAGCCGAAGCAATGGAGAAGGATCTCATACTCAGCGCAGAGCATGAACTTAACCCTTCCACTTTCTCATTAAGAATAGCTGCATCAACACTCTCAGACATGTATTCTGCTGTAATATGTGGCCTTTGTACACTGAAAGGACCACTACACGGTGGTGCCAGAAAAGGCGTAATGGACATGCTTGATGAGATAGGTAGCATCGAGAACGCAAGAGGGTATGCGCTTGGAAAACTTGAACGCAAGGAAAAGATCATGGGATTTGGCCACAGAGTTTACAAGACAATGGACCCCAGGGCAAGAATATACAAGGATGTTGCCAGAAGACTTGCAGAGGAAAATGGCGACACATGTTGGTTTGACATGGCAGAAGAACTAGAACACATTCTCTACCACGAATTTGTAGAGATAAAAGGAAAGCCAATTTATCCTAATGTTGATTTCTATTCTGCAGTGGTGTACAAATATCTGAATATTCCTGCCGAACTTGCAACTTCCATTTTTGCAATGGGAAGGGTTTCAGGCTGGATAGCACACTGCATGGAACAATACTCAGACAACAGAGTCATCAGGCCAAGGGCGCACACTGTGTGA
- the acnA gene encoding aconitate hydratase AcnA: MKCADLKDPFGSRQTIKIDDKEVTFYSLKKLDEAGIANISKLPYSIRVLLEAVLRNVDGKVITEDDVKNLASWSPDGVLAVDIPFIPSRVIMQDFTGVPAVVDIAAIRTAMERLGGDPAAINPVIPADLVIDHSIQVDYYGTSYARNCNEKYEFHRNTERYELLHWAQNAFDNLKVVPPASGIIHQVNLEYLASVVHLKEKCGGLVAYPDTIVGTDSHTTMINGLGVLGWGVGGIEAEAVMLGQPYYMPIPEVVGFKLTGELREGVSSTDLVLTVVQMLRKHGVVGKFVEFYGPGYKALELTERAVLANMAPEYGATMGFCPVDEVTLDYMTMTGRSADQVDLVRKYCKEQGLFLENDAPEPEFTSTLELDISTVEPSLAGPKRPQDRIPIPEMSRAFHQTMKEVFAAKSGKAACETDADYGRWLSEGGYSVSEITHPHHTGITKIKCADDVVAVTHGSVVIASITSCTNTSSPALMIGAGLLAKKAVEKGLKVKPFVKTSLAPGSRVVTDYLEEAGLMPYLDALGFHLVGYGCLTCIGNSGPLREAVSNEIENKDLTVAAVLSGNRNFEGRINSQVKANYLASPMLVVAYALAGTVDIDLTKEPIACDPNGQPVYLKDIWPGKEELNECISSAVTPEMFKAQYSNVYQGTKLWRELDAPEGLLYEWDTNSTYIQEPPFFKDFPLEVDGLADIKGAKALALLGDSITTDHISPAGSIPSSYPAGQYLIAKGVDEKNFNSYGSRRGNHEVMMRGTFGNVRLKNKLAGKEGSWTVYLPEDKEMPIYDAAMKYIDQKIPLVIVAGKEYGTGSSRDWAAKGTQLLGIKAVIAESFERIHRSNLVGMGVLPLQFKSGESAETLGLTGKETYDITGIEELKPFGELTVIAKSDDGEEKTFSVDVRLNSEIEIEYYINGGILHKFLRDRVKGE, translated from the coding sequence ATGAAATGTGCTGATCTTAAAGATCCTTTTGGATCCAGACAAACTATTAAAATCGATGACAAAGAGGTAACATTCTATAGCTTAAAAAAGCTTGATGAGGCAGGCATTGCCAATATTTCGAAGTTACCTTACTCTATAAGAGTACTGCTTGAAGCTGTTCTGAGAAACGTTGACGGAAAAGTGATCACAGAAGATGACGTCAAGAACCTTGCAAGCTGGAGCCCTGATGGCGTACTTGCGGTCGATATCCCATTCATTCCTTCAAGAGTAATAATGCAGGACTTCACAGGTGTTCCTGCTGTAGTAGACATCGCAGCCATCAGAACTGCCATGGAAAGACTTGGAGGCGACCCTGCTGCAATTAATCCTGTAATTCCTGCAGACCTTGTTATCGACCACTCCATACAGGTCGACTATTATGGTACATCATATGCACGTAACTGCAATGAGAAATATGAGTTCCACCGCAACACAGAAAGATACGAGTTGCTCCACTGGGCACAGAACGCTTTTGATAACCTGAAAGTCGTCCCGCCTGCAAGTGGTATCATCCATCAGGTAAACCTTGAGTACCTTGCATCTGTCGTTCACCTGAAGGAAAAATGTGGAGGACTTGTTGCATACCCTGACACCATTGTAGGAACAGACTCACACACAACCATGATAAACGGACTTGGTGTACTGGGATGGGGAGTCGGTGGAATTGAGGCTGAAGCCGTAATGCTTGGACAGCCATATTACATGCCAATTCCTGAAGTTGTCGGATTCAAGCTCACAGGAGAATTAAGAGAAGGCGTTTCATCCACTGACCTTGTACTCACAGTAGTACAGATGCTCAGGAAACACGGTGTTGTCGGAAAGTTCGTGGAATTCTACGGACCTGGATACAAAGCACTTGAACTTACCGAGAGAGCCGTACTTGCTAACATGGCTCCAGAATACGGCGCTACAATGGGATTCTGCCCAGTAGATGAAGTTACACTCGACTACATGACCATGACAGGCAGAAGCGCAGATCAGGTTGACCTTGTCAGGAAGTACTGTAAAGAACAGGGACTTTTCCTTGAGAATGACGCACCTGAACCAGAATTCACTTCAACGCTTGAACTTGACATCAGCACAGTAGAACCATCACTGGCAGGACCAAAGAGACCACAGGACCGCATACCAATTCCTGAAATGTCAAGGGCATTCCACCAGACAATGAAGGAAGTATTCGCTGCCAAGAGTGGAAAAGCAGCATGTGAAACTGATGCAGATTACGGACGCTGGCTCAGCGAAGGCGGTTATAGTGTTTCCGAAATAACACATCCACATCACACTGGAATTACAAAGATAAAATGTGCAGATGACGTTGTTGCTGTGACACACGGCTCAGTTGTCATTGCATCCATTACATCATGCACTAACACATCCAGTCCTGCACTCATGATCGGTGCAGGTCTGCTTGCCAAGAAAGCTGTTGAGAAGGGACTTAAGGTCAAACCATTTGTCAAGACAAGCCTTGCACCTGGTTCCCGTGTAGTTACTGACTATCTTGAGGAAGCAGGTCTTATGCCATACCTCGACGCACTGGGATTCCATCTTGTAGGTTACGGATGTCTCACATGTATAGGTAACAGCGGCCCGCTCAGGGAAGCAGTTTCAAACGAAATTGAGAACAAAGACCTTACTGTTGCAGCAGTTCTTAGTGGCAACAGGAACTTTGAAGGCAGGATAAACTCTCAGGTCAAAGCAAACTATCTTGCATCCCCGATGCTCGTTGTAGCATACGCACTTGCGGGAACAGTAGACATTGACCTTACAAAAGAACCAATTGCCTGTGACCCTAACGGACAGCCAGTTTATTTGAAGGATATCTGGCCAGGTAAGGAAGAGCTTAACGAATGCATCAGCAGTGCAGTCACACCTGAGATGTTCAAGGCTCAATACTCCAACGTTTACCAGGGAACAAAACTCTGGAGAGAACTTGATGCTCCGGAAGGTCTGCTCTATGAGTGGGATACTAACTCCACCTACATACAGGAACCACCATTCTTCAAGGATTTCCCACTTGAAGTGGACGGCCTTGCTGATATCAAGGGAGCAAAAGCACTTGCACTCCTTGGAGACAGTATCACCACCGACCACATTTCACCAGCCGGATCAATTCCTTCAAGCTATCCGGCAGGACAATATCTGATCGCAAAAGGCGTGGATGAGAAGAACTTCAATTCATACGGTTCCAGGCGTGGAAACCACGAAGTAATGATGAGGGGAACATTTGGAAATGTACGCCTCAAGAACAAACTTGCCGGCAAGGAAGGTTCATGGACAGTTTACCTCCCTGAAGACAAGGAAATGCCGATCTATGATGCTGCAATGAAATACATTGACCAGAAGATCCCACTGGTAATTGTAGCAGGAAAGGAATATGGTACCGGAAGTTCACGTGACTGGGCAGCAAAGGGAACCCAGCTTCTTGGAATTAAAGCTGTTATTGCAGAATCCTTTGAGAGGATCCACCGCAGCAACCTTGTAGGTATGGGTGTACTGCCACTTCAGTTCAAGAGCGGAGAATCTGCCGAAACACTCGGACTTACAGGTAAAGAGACATATGACATAACCGGAATTGAAGAACTCAAGCCTTTTGGCGAACTTACTGTCATAGCAAAGTCCGATGATGGTGAAGAAAAGACCTTCAGTGTGGATGTCCGTCTTAACTCAGAAATTGAGATCGAATACTACATTAATGGAGGAATTCTGCATAAATTCCTCAGAGACAGAGTAAAGGGTGAGTGA
- a CDS encoding choice-of-anchor L domain-containing protein has product MKTKVVITIILLLALITCATATAERTGNTHSANMMVQPASTSSTGTFTTTDLDTITKEQVVSTILGTGVSVTQIRVTGENACIGTFSDENKVLGMSQGIILSTGNIADTAGPNTDDATTTDYGLSGDSDLDGLIPGYETHDAIILEIDFIPEGSQLEFNYVFGSEEYNEYVDSEFNDVFGFFLNGQNVALIPGTNEPVAINNINLNKSSAYYNNNDFDELDPIPYDIELDGFTSVLTATGQVTPMEVNTIKIAIADAGDHILDSAVLIEANSFSSADFFLTPETATNTVGETHEVKAKLLETTENGVFPVNGETVTFKVVSGPNEGKTGSSATDINGVATWSYSSSVSGTDTIKAFVDSVAYPDMESNEITKIWVGGQTSTEVPEFPTIALPVFAIIGIALFFQRRK; this is encoded by the coding sequence ATGAAAACAAAAGTAGTGATTACAATAATACTGTTGCTGGCATTAATTACATGTGCCACAGCAACAGCCGAAAGAACAGGAAATACCCATTCTGCAAATATGATGGTACAGCCTGCATCAACAAGTTCTACAGGAACTTTCACAACAACGGATCTTGATACAATAACCAAAGAACAGGTCGTTTCTACAATACTGGGAACAGGTGTTAGTGTCACTCAGATCAGAGTCACAGGTGAAAACGCATGCATCGGTACATTCAGTGATGAAAATAAAGTGCTTGGAATGAGCCAGGGCATAATCCTAAGTACAGGAAACATTGCAGACACTGCCGGACCTAACACAGATGATGCAACAACCACCGATTATGGATTGTCAGGAGACAGCGATCTTGACGGACTTATCCCCGGATACGAGACACACGATGCCATAATCCTTGAGATCGACTTCATACCAGAAGGATCCCAGCTTGAATTCAATTATGTATTCGGATCTGAAGAATATAATGAATACGTGGATTCAGAATTTAATGATGTTTTTGGTTTTTTCCTCAATGGACAGAACGTTGCATTGATTCCCGGAACAAACGAACCAGTTGCAATCAACAACATAAATCTCAATAAGAGTTCTGCCTACTATAATAACAATGATTTTGATGAACTCGACCCAATACCATACGATATAGAACTTGATGGTTTTACCAGCGTCCTCACGGCTACCGGTCAGGTCACTCCTATGGAAGTGAACACCATAAAGATCGCTATCGCCGATGCAGGTGACCATATATTAGATTCTGCCGTTCTAATAGAAGCAAACAGTTTCAGTTCAGCAGACTTCTTCCTTACACCTGAGACCGCAACAAACACTGTTGGTGAAACTCATGAAGTTAAAGCAAAGCTTTTAGAGACCACAGAGAACGGAGTATTTCCAGTCAATGGTGAAACTGTGACCTTTAAGGTAGTAAGCGGACCAAATGAAGGAAAAACAGGATCAAGCGCAACAGACATTAATGGAGTTGCAACCTGGAGTTACAGCAGTTCTGTTTCCGGAACAGATACAATAAAAGCATTCGTGGATTCTGTTGCATATCCTGACATGGAATCAAACGAAATAACTAAAATATGGGTTGGCGGACAGACTAGCACAGAGGTTCCTGAATTCCCCACAATTGCACTTCCTGTATTTGCAATAATAGGAATAGCACTGTTTTTCCAGCGCAGAAAGTAA
- a CDS encoding B12-binding domain-containing protein — protein MNPTKEEIFDKAKHAVMDLDEIAVEKIAHEALDAGVSPVELIEFGFVEGMKAVGDLFEEGKSQLAEIFEASHIVESGINVLRPAIMGSKDHVCLFGNLVVGM, from the coding sequence ATGAACCCAACAAAGGAAGAGATCTTTGACAAGGCAAAGCACGCTGTAATGGATCTCGATGAAATTGCCGTCGAAAAGATAGCCCACGAAGCCCTGGATGCAGGAGTTAGTCCGGTAGAACTGATAGAATTCGGATTTGTGGAAGGTATGAAAGCCGTAGGAGACCTTTTCGAGGAAGGCAAGTCACAGCTTGCAGAAATATTTGAAGCATCACACATCGTAGAGTCAGGTATCAATGTACTCAGACCTGCGATCATGGGTTCTAAAGATCATGTGTGCCTTTTCGGCAATCTGGTTGTCGGAATGTGA
- a CDS encoding ATP-binding protein encodes MGNMGKSENVSRGNEKNSGKDKAFSFYSINISIAIAVFLILVIVWAQLGYWYEQDLYSEMRAEETKTLILQADSLSMSINERIALLEGLSSFTQVHNNCTNMEVLFTEYIEGFYSSSGGIRNFAVAPGGIQTYIYPDYEAGSMMGHDLINDSRENVRNDVNLTIVSGDVILSGPYELRQGGFGLVARKATYVDGEFFALTTMVIDMPYIFQDVGINVNSSNIALKTDDQTIIGNPDVFEHDPVTRTISLYNKQWEFARIPEGGWESSIAKQVVLFKLITILPVILLTIMIYFVLNRQKDLEVSVALQTSQLRMEKELTQKYLDDSGVMFFILDIDGNISLVNKKVEELLGYASSEIIGTNWLDSLIPENDRLRLKETCDAMLSSKNATDHNSQYCESFTLTKNRKMKLVMWHASPIKDEFGDITGMLAAGKDITERKETENALKNFAEELSIKNEELKSLDMLKNEFISNISHELRTPMNSIKGFAELMYNGNMGELSAEQKNALSKIINSSQDLEKLIDSLLYIASSRKGGIRCSLMRLDLHKLLSEIVNGISHDAESKGIKLSVTVDPSIPMIKGDKEYLAKVFWNLLNNAIKFTASEGSIILSASLIGDKIHISLEDTGIGIPNEQLDSVFDDFYQVDGSPTRKYGGTGIGLFISKKIIISHGGDIWLESTEDVGTTVHVILPVSE; translated from the coding sequence ATGGGTAACATGGGGAAAAGTGAGAATGTTAGCCGTGGGAATGAAAAAAATTCGGGGAAAGATAAGGCATTCTCATTCTATTCAATTAACATCTCCATAGCTATTGCTGTTTTCTTAATTCTTGTAATCGTTTGGGCACAGTTAGGGTACTGGTATGAACAGGACCTCTATTCGGAAATGAGAGCAGAAGAGACAAAAACCCTCATATTGCAGGCTGATTCCCTTTCAATGAGTATCAATGAGAGGATTGCTCTGCTTGAAGGCTTGTCTTCTTTTACACAAGTGCACAACAATTGCACCAACATGGAGGTTCTTTTCACGGAGTATATAGAAGGATTTTACTCAAGCTCAGGAGGCATTCGTAATTTTGCCGTTGCTCCCGGTGGTATTCAGACGTATATATATCCAGATTATGAAGCCGGATCTATGATGGGTCATGATCTTATCAATGACAGTCGGGAAAATGTAAGGAATGATGTGAATCTGACCATTGTTTCGGGTGATGTCATTCTAAGCGGACCCTATGAACTCAGACAAGGTGGTTTTGGATTGGTGGCAAGAAAGGCCACATATGTAGACGGTGAATTCTTTGCCCTGACAACAATGGTAATAGATATGCCTTATATTTTTCAGGACGTAGGTATCAATGTCAACAGCTCTAACATTGCGTTGAAAACTGATGATCAGACCATAATCGGAAATCCTGATGTTTTTGAACATGATCCGGTGACACGAACAATCTCTCTGTATAACAAACAATGGGAATTTGCCCGAATACCTGAAGGAGGCTGGGAATCATCCATTGCTAAACAGGTAGTCCTTTTCAAACTGATAACTATCCTCCCGGTTATTTTGCTTACTATCATGATATACTTTGTTCTAAACAGGCAGAAAGATCTGGAAGTATCAGTAGCTCTTCAGACAAGCCAGCTGCGGATGGAAAAGGAACTGACGCAGAAATATCTTGATGATTCCGGAGTGATGTTCTTTATACTCGATATTGATGGTAACATTTCTCTTGTGAACAAAAAAGTGGAGGAACTTCTTGGTTACGCCAGCTCGGAAATAATAGGTACTAACTGGCTGGACTCTCTTATTCCGGAAAATGATCGCCTGCGTTTAAAAGAAACCTGTGACGCAATGCTTAGCAGTAAAAATGCTACTGACCATAATAGTCAGTATTGTGAATCGTTCACTCTCACTAAAAACAGAAAGATGAAGCTTGTAATGTGGCATGCATCTCCTATAAAGGATGAGTTTGGTGATATCACAGGAATGCTTGCTGCAGGTAAGGATATTACAGAAAGGAAAGAAACAGAAAATGCTCTTAAGAACTTTGCTGAGGAACTTTCCATTAAAAATGAAGAACTGAAATCCCTTGACATGCTCAAGAATGAATTCATATCAAATATCAGTCATGAGCTGCGTACTCCTATGAATTCCATAAAAGGATTTGCAGAACTGATGTATAATGGGAATATGGGTGAGCTAAGCGCAGAGCAGAAAAATGCTCTCTCCAAGATAATCAATAGCTCGCAAGACCTTGAAAAGCTCATAGATTCTTTACTTTATATAGCCAGCTCCCGTAAAGGTGGGATCAGATGTAGTTTGATGCGTCTGGATCTTCACAAGTTGCTTTCAGAAATCGTAAACGGTATATCTCATGATGCGGAATCTAAAGGAATTAAATTGTCTGTAACTGTGGATCCTTCAATTCCAATGATAAAAGGTGACAAAGAATATCTTGCCAAGGTTTTCTGGAACCTGCTTAACAATGCTATAAAATTTACAGCATCGGAGGGCAGTATAATTCTTTCTGCATCTTTGATCGGTGACAAGATCCACATATCATTGGAAGACACTGGTATTGGTATTCCTAATGAACAACTGGACTCTGTTTTTGATGATTTCTATCAGGTAGATGGTTCTCCTACCAGAAAGTACGGTGGGACGGGAATAGGTCTGTTCATCAGCAAAAAGATAATTATTAGCCACGGTGGCGATATCTGGCTTGAAAGTACGGAGGATGTGGGAACAACTGTTCATGTGATCCTCCCCGTTTCTGAGTGA
- a CDS encoding HAMP domain-containing sensor histidine kinase: MNESNRFNKDLFILFAGSVIVSFIALKSDLFELIYDFAQMHETWEIDEVLVLTIYATVALAFFSHRRWQDAYREIEIRKVLENDLLKAKNEAEMAKTSMSKFLVDMSHELRTPLNSIIGFSDMLSDGMVGELNERQKDYVDTISKSGTHLLHLINQLLDLAKIESGKVELKIEEFQLQDLIDEVSSIIAALAKNKAIQLSYQLDADIGLIKGDRLKIKQILFNLVSNAIKFTPKKGLVVITAEKTPNNMMLLKVSDTGPGIKPDDLEKIFRPFEQLDTMEESGYKGTGLGLSIVQDLVLLHQGKVWVESELGKGSVFYVELPLSLSNV, translated from the coding sequence ATGAATGAAAGTAACAGGTTCAATAAAGATCTCTTCATACTCTTTGCCGGTTCCGTAATTGTATCTTTCATTGCATTGAAATCTGACCTCTTTGAATTAATTTATGATTTTGCGCAAATGCATGAAACTTGGGAAATTGATGAGGTCCTTGTGCTTACCATATACGCCACAGTGGCTCTTGCCTTTTTTTCTCACAGAAGATGGCAAGACGCTTACAGGGAAATAGAAATCAGGAAGGTTCTTGAGAATGATCTCCTCAAAGCAAAGAATGAAGCAGAAATGGCTAAAACTTCCATGAGTAAATTCCTGGTTGATATGAGCCATGAACTACGAACTCCTTTAAATTCAATTATTGGCTTTTCGGATATGCTTTCTGATGGTATGGTAGGAGAATTGAATGAAAGACAGAAAGACTATGTTGATACAATATCAAAAAGCGGTACACATCTTCTTCATCTCATAAACCAGTTGCTGGATCTGGCGAAAATAGAATCCGGTAAGGTTGAATTGAAGATAGAGGAATTTCAGCTGCAGGATCTTATTGATGAGGTAAGTTCCATAATTGCAGCTCTTGCAAAAAACAAAGCCATCCAATTATCCTATCAACTGGATGCAGATATCGGTCTGATCAAAGGTGATCGGCTCAAGATCAAGCAGATACTTTTCAATCTTGTAAGCAATGCAATCAAGTTCACACCTAAAAAAGGATTGGTAGTCATTACGGCTGAAAAAACACCAAATAATATGATGTTACTGAAAGTTTCAGATACTGGTCCGGGAATCAAGCCTGATGATCTGGAAAAGATATTCCGTCCTTTTGAGCAGCTTGACACCATGGAGGAATCAGGTTACAAAGGAACAGGACTTGGTTTAAGTATTGTTCAGGACCTTGTGCTTCTGCATCAGGGAAAAGTGTGGGTTGAGAGTGAATTGGGAAAAGGTTCTGTATTTTATGTGGAACTTCCATTGAGTTTAAGCAACGTTTGA
- a CDS encoding CTP--2,3-di-O-geranylgeranyl-sn-glycero-1-phosphate cytidyltransferase: MTGISFANEVMRKGVHFTSILIVLVYAFIGKQACQTLLITYLVLILAIEHLRLDRGLKLPVLHVVLRQKEKSAIGSYVYFTIGALIAVSVFSKNIAFAAILMTTFGDMSAALIGKRFGKIRISNGKSLEGCIAEFIVDLTIAVLLIEDPFISLIMAFTATYVETTFVKIDDNLAIPIFSASVAELALLILTIL; the protein is encoded by the coding sequence ATGACTGGTATTTCTTTTGCCAATGAAGTAATGAGAAAAGGTGTGCATTTTACTTCCATACTCATTGTGCTCGTTTATGCATTCATAGGAAAGCAGGCATGTCAGACACTTCTTATCACTTATCTTGTACTGATACTGGCCATTGAGCACCTCAGACTTGACAGGGGACTTAAACTCCCTGTTTTGCATGTGGTTTTGCGCCAGAAAGAAAAAAGTGCCATTGGTTCATATGTCTATTTTACCATCGGTGCACTGATAGCTGTATCAGTTTTCAGCAAGAACATAGCCTTTGCAGCCATCCTTATGACAACATTCGGGGATATGAGTGCCGCACTTATTGGAAAGAGATTTGGAAAAATAAGAATTAGTAACGGTAAAAGTCTTGAAGGTTGTATCGCTGAATTTATAGTTGACCTTACAATAGCTGTTCTATTAATTGAAGATCCTTTTATTTCACTTATTATGGCGTTTACTGCAACATATGTTGAGACAACATTTGTGAAAATAGATGATAACTTGGCAATCCCCATATTCTCTGCTTCCGTTGCAGAACTTGCGTTACTGATACTGACAATCCTATAA